A genomic window from Caballeronia sp. SBC1 includes:
- the rplX gene encoding 50S ribosomal protein L24 encodes MNKIRKGDEVLVITGKDKGKRGIVLLVGEDRVTVEGINLVKKHVKPNPMKGTTGGVEAKTMPLHISNVALVDANGKASRVGIKVENDKKVRFLKSTGATLSV; translated from the coding sequence ATGAACAAGATTCGCAAAGGTGACGAGGTTCTCGTCATCACTGGCAAAGACAAAGGCAAGCGCGGTATCGTGCTGCTCGTTGGGGAAGATCGTGTGACGGTCGAGGGTATCAATCTCGTCAAGAAACATGTGAAGCCTAACCCGATGAAGGGTACGACGGGCGGCGTAGAAGCCAAGACGATGCCCTTGCATATTTCGAACGTCGCATTGGTCGACGCGAATGGCAAGGCGTCGCGTGTGGGCATCAAGGTCGAGAACGACAAGAAGGTACGCTTCTTGAAGTCGACCGGTGCCACGCTTAGCGTCTGA